Sequence from the Flavobacterium sp. TR2 genome:
AAAAATTTTACGACAGTCTTTTTGAAATTTTAACAATATTTGGGATTTGGATTTTAAAAGTTTGGAATTTTTAATTCGTATTTTTAGCGCACAAAAAATAGAATAATTTAATTATGAAAAAAGTAGTATTAACAACCTTAATAATGATGAGTTTAAATGCTATCGGACAAAATGTAATGTCGCCAGAATTGTTATGGAAATTAGGGAGAGTAACTCCTCTTGGCATTTCTAAAGATGCGAAAAATGTAGTTTTTAAAGTTTCAACACCTTCTGTAGCCGACAATAAATCGACTTCAAAAATTTACACAATTCCTGTAACTGGAGGAAATGCAGTTGAGATTAAAGAAACGGCAACTATTTTGGCCGATAAAAACATTTCGCCTGACGGAAAATTTGTCGTTTACAATGAAGAAGTAAAAATTGATAAAGTTTTAGGCAAAGATTTCTACCCAAGTCTTGATAAATCTGATGCTCAAATTTATGATGGGTTAGATTACCGTCACTGGGATACTTGGAACGAAGGAAAGTTTAATCACGTTTTTTATAAAGAAAACAAAGACGGAGCAAAAGGAATTGACATTTTGAAAGATGAAACTTTCGATTCTCCTCAAAAACCTTTTGGCGGCGATGAAGATTACATCTGGTCGCCAGACAGCAAAAGCATTTTTTATGTTTGCAAGAAAAAAGCAGGAACTGCTTACGCTATTTCTACCAACACAGACATTTATGAGTACAATTTAGAAACTCAAAAAACAACTAATAAAACCGAAGGCAACTTAGGTTACGATACTGCACCGCAATTTTCGCCAACTGGAAATTTATCTTGGCTGCAAATGAAGCGTGACGGTTACGAGTCTGATAAAAATGATATTATTGTTGAGTTTAAAGGAATCAAAACCAACTTAACTGCAAACTGGGACGGAACTGTAGATAATTTTATCTGGAGCAAAGATGGGAAAACAGTATTTTTTGTGGCTCCAATCGACGGAACAAAACAACTTTTCTCGGTTAATTTTCCAGGTTTGACTAAAATCGCAATCAACGTTCGACAATTGACAAACGGCGATTTTGATGTGAACGATTTAATTGGTTTTGCTGGAGATGATATTATCGTTACAAGAACTGACATGAATCATGCAGGCGAAATTTATTCTTTCAATTTGAAGAAAAATACTTGGAAACAATTATCAAACGTAAATACAGAAACTTATAAAACTTTAGCATTAAGCAAAACCGAAAAACGCTATGTTACGACAACTGACGGTAAAAAAATGCTGGTTTGGGTAATTTTGCCTCCAAACTTTGATGCTACTAAAAAATACCCAACTTTATTGTTCTGTCAAGGAGGACCTCAAAGTGCATTGACACAATCGTACTCTTTCCGTTGGAATTTCTCTCTAATGGCGGCTAAAGGTTATGTGGTTGTAGCGCCAAACCGTCGCGGTATGCCTGGACATGGTGTTGAATGGAATGAGCAGATCAGTAAAGACTGGGGCGGACAAGTTATGGACGATTACCTTTCTGCAATTGATGATGTGGCAAAAGAAAGCTATGTTGACAAAAGCCGTTTAGGATGTGTCGGGGCAAGTTACGGAGGATATTCTGTATTTTATTTAGCAGGAATCCACAAAAACCGTTTCAAAACTTTCATTGCTCACGATGGAGTTTTCAATACCATTTCTATGTTAGGAACTACAGAAGAAGTTTTCTTTAACAATTGGGATTTTGGCGGGCCTTACTGGGAA
This genomic interval carries:
- a CDS encoding S9 family peptidase, encoding MKKVVLTTLIMMSLNAIGQNVMSPELLWKLGRVTPLGISKDAKNVVFKVSTPSVADNKSTSKIYTIPVTGGNAVEIKETATILADKNISPDGKFVVYNEEVKIDKVLGKDFYPSLDKSDAQIYDGLDYRHWDTWNEGKFNHVFYKENKDGAKGIDILKDETFDSPQKPFGGDEDYIWSPDSKSIFYVCKKKAGTAYAISTNTDIYEYNLETQKTTNKTEGNLGYDTAPQFSPTGNLSWLQMKRDGYESDKNDIIVEFKGIKTNLTANWDGTVDNFIWSKDGKTVFFVAPIDGTKQLFSVNFPGLTKIAINVRQLTNGDFDVNDLIGFAGDDIIVTRTDMNHAGEIYSFNLKKNTWKQLSNVNTETYKTLALSKTEKRYVTTTDGKKMLVWVILPPNFDATKKYPTLLFCQGGPQSALTQSYSFRWNFSLMAAKGYVVVAPNRRGMPGHGVEWNEQISKDWGGQVMDDYLSAIDDVAKESYVDKSRLGCVGASYGGYSVFYLAGIHKNRFKTFIAHDGVFNTISMLGTTEEVFFNNWDFGGPYWEKDNAVAQKAYTTFNPATLVQNWNKPILIFQGGKDFRVPIGQGQEAFQAAQLRGIKSRFVYFPDENHWVLKPQNAQVWQGEFFKWLDETL